The following coding sequences are from one Microcoleus sp. AS-A8 window:
- a CDS encoding AAA family ATPase gives MNILSQYQIISTLHESAETIIYRGQIPSHQETTILKLLKAKYPSLKAITHLKHEYQIRQNLDHSNIVKVLSLETFNHHLALLLEDFGGHSLAQHLQTKKLSLTTCLRIAIQLTQALDYLHQNQIIHKDIKPSNIIINFQEQIVKLNDFGIASRLSKENPVFNNPNSVEGTLAYMSPEQTGRMNRTLDYRTDFYSLGVTLYEMLTGQLPFQSHDPLEIVYSHIAQSPTPIPQLNPEIPSAISAIVMKLMSKNAEDRYQSAAGLLADFEFCINPFTKPIEITNFSPGRLDILSQLLIPQKLYGRETQVNQLLAAFERVFRGKTQDKEASKIPISKSKTELMLVSGYSGIGKSAVVNEVNKPITRQRGYFIAGKFDQFKRNIPYASLTQAIGSLMRQLLTESEAKLQDWRNKILTAVGSNGQVIIDVIPEIELIIGKQPTVPQLGATASQTRFNRVFKKFIQVFTQKQHPLVIFLDDLQWSDSATLKLMQLLLTDSDSKYLLLIGAYRDNEVSPTHPLIQTVEEIQQAGTVVNNMVLQPLDLADVTQLITDTFNDSIEENVDLTGLLHPLKERVKQLAELSWAVTKGNPFFLTQFLHTLYQENLLRFDFNTASWQWSLEEIQSISIAEQTVVQLVARRIQNLPEATVEVLKLAACVGDKFTLDVLSIVSEHSPNATATELYAALQAGLILPLSESYKIPIVFEEYEVESGENGTEYSSKTEDSLPSKIQNIQSTIAEVSYKFLHDRVQQAAYSLIPESSKRETHLKIGKLLLQGIPESRIEENIFEVVNQLNIGVELIFEPAEKVKLAQLNLIAALKAKAATAYEPSLKYLKVGIGLLSADSWTHQYDLTLALYVEAVEVEYLNTNYQQSKALIDIAIKQAKTVFDQVKIYEKKIQFYTSQGDFMAAIDTGLEILALLGNPLSKDSEGIRQISEQLRSQLRFETSQIADLATLPKMNDVVKLAATRILVTLIPPVYFEKPELLFPVILSLVSLSVKYGNAASSAYGYCLYGLLLCGALDDIESGYEFGRLSLNVLEQFPSDPIRCQVHKVFASHIQPWKEPLREAMKNFLTAFQTGLETGNAEYMGYGSAEYTMYLLFSGENLDVVAQKSASYEELLETLKQEFGIFYLKVGRQAALNLANRANNSCILTGESFSEETMFPLLIKANYRMIIFCFYLLKLMLCYLFKDYAIAQLQAELGTPYLDAVIGTLYVAEHNFYHSLALLANYSIVSANEQQQSLRLVDTHQEIMQNWALHAPCNFQHKYYLVEAEKARVLEQKIEAMEYYDRAIQGAREQGYIQEEALANELAAEFYLAWGREKVAQTYLTEAYYAYFRWGAIAKVQGLESKYPFLVSQTHNTDIPKHQVTHTTTSSTSNGSFSNFLDLASFIKFSQVITSEIVLEKLLNKLIKILLENAAAQKVVLLLLKNDQLYIEATGKTTDEVVMVLQSIPVETSQDLPLSVANYVLRSKKNLVLNDATIAEPFNADSYIQNSQPKSILCLPIVYQSKLQGIIYLENNLAVAAFTQERVKVLEVLVSQVAIAIVNAQLYAQVRESESRMRQFLDAMPAGVFVTDRQGQPYYTNQIAQQILGQGVVDALTVEQLPEVYQAYLAGTNQFYPSDRAAISQALQGRTVKVDDMEIRHPDKTIPIEVLGTPIYDEEGNIAYAIAAFTDITERKQAEAEREKFLNELSHLNHDLEQANQQLEEYSHTLEEKVEQRTAALKAAQRQIIAKEKLSSLGALTAGVAHEIRNPLNFVNNYAEGSVELTEELLAEMDNQAEHLEADTLDYIKQMLIDIRDNAAAIHQHGQRAEGIIHSMMQHARTDSGQHQPTDLNALLDQAVQLAYHSKRANDSQFNVVICKDYDDSIGQWEVVSGDLSRAFINLIDNACYAVQAKQKQEQQQQGNNPQGNLSHEGEVFIPTLWVKTEPLGEAVEIRIRDNGIGIPPELSEKIFHPFFTTKPTGEGTGLGLSLTHEIIVGQHGGTLKVNTEPGAYTEFIITLPRSLSV, from the coding sequence ATGAATATCTTATCTCAATACCAAATCATCTCCACTCTGCACGAAAGTGCCGAAACAATTATCTATCGAGGACAGATACCCTCTCACCAAGAGACAACAATCCTCAAACTCCTCAAAGCCAAGTATCCTAGCCTTAAAGCCATTACCCACCTCAAGCACGAATATCAAATACGGCAAAATTTAGACCATTCTAATATTGTCAAAGTTTTAAGTCTCGAAACCTTTAACCATCATCTAGCACTACTCCTAGAAGACTTTGGCGGTCATTCCCTCGCTCAACATTTGCAAACCAAAAAACTCTCTCTTACGACTTGCCTGAGAATTGCCATTCAACTCACTCAAGCTTTAGATTATCTGCATCAAAATCAGATTATTCATAAAGACATTAAACCCAGTAATATCATCATCAACTTTCAGGAACAAATTGTTAAATTAAATGATTTTGGGATTGCCTCACGCCTGTCTAAAGAAAACCCTGTTTTCAATAATCCCAATTCGGTAGAAGGGACTCTCGCTTATATGTCTCCCGAACAAACAGGGAGGATGAATCGCACCCTAGACTATCGGACAGATTTCTATTCTTTGGGTGTTACTTTATATGAAATGCTCACGGGTCAATTGCCGTTTCAGAGCCATGATCCGTTAGAGATTGTTTATAGCCATATTGCCCAATCCCCCACACCGATACCGCAATTAAATCCAGAAATTCCTTCAGCAATCTCAGCAATTGTGATGAAGTTGATGAGCAAAAATGCGGAAGACAGATATCAAAGTGCAGCGGGACTATTAGCGGATTTTGAATTTTGTATCAATCCCTTCACCAAGCCAATAGAAATTACTAATTTTAGTCCAGGACGCTTAGATATTTTAAGCCAGTTATTAATTCCCCAAAAATTATATGGTCGAGAAACCCAAGTCAATCAATTATTAGCTGCTTTTGAGCGAGTTTTTAGAGGAAAAACACAGGATAAAGAAGCATCCAAAATCCCAATTTCCAAATCCAAAACTGAGTTGATGCTCGTTAGTGGCTACTCTGGTATTGGAAAATCGGCTGTTGTCAATGAAGTGAATAAACCTATTACCCGCCAACGCGGTTACTTTATTGCTGGAAAGTTTGACCAATTTAAGCGGAATATTCCCTATGCATCACTGACTCAAGCGATTGGGTCATTGATGCGCCAATTGCTGACGGAAAGTGAGGCCAAATTACAAGACTGGCGCAACAAAATTTTAACGGCTGTTGGGTCAAATGGGCAAGTGATTATCGATGTGATTCCAGAAATAGAATTAATTATCGGCAAACAGCCAACAGTCCCCCAACTGGGGGCAACAGCATCACAAACTCGTTTTAATCGAGTATTTAAAAAATTTATTCAGGTTTTTACTCAAAAGCAGCATCCTTTAGTTATCTTTTTAGACGATTTGCAATGGAGTGATTCAGCTACTTTAAAGTTAATGCAATTACTGCTCACTGACTCAGATAGTAAATATTTACTATTGATCGGTGCTTATCGAGATAATGAAGTTAGTCCTACCCATCCTTTGATTCAGACCGTAGAGGAGATTCAACAGGCAGGAACAGTGGTGAATAATATGGTTCTGCAACCTCTTGACTTAGCTGACGTTACTCAATTAATTACCGATACATTCAATGATTCTATTGAAGAAAATGTAGATTTAACAGGTCTCTTACACCCTCTGAAGGAAAGAGTAAAACAGTTAGCAGAATTGAGTTGGGCGGTAACGAAAGGTAATCCATTTTTCTTAACTCAATTCCTTCATACTCTTTATCAAGAAAATCTATTAAGATTTGATTTTAATACCGCCTCTTGGCAATGGAGCTTAGAGGAGATTCAGTCCATTAGCATTGCTGAACAGACTGTGGTGCAACTCGTCGCCAGAAGAATACAAAACCTGCCAGAAGCAACCGTCGAAGTTTTGAAATTAGCGGCTTGCGTCGGGGACAAATTTACTTTAGATGTATTGTCAATTGTCAGTGAACATTCTCCTAATGCAACGGCTACTGAACTCTATGCCGCTTTACAAGCGGGATTAATTCTGCCGTTGAGTGAATCGTATAAAATTCCCATTGTGTTTGAGGAATACGAAGTAGAAAGTGGTGAGAATGGAACTGAATATTCGAGTAAAACAGAGGATAGCTTACCATCCAAAATCCAAAATATACAATCTACAATTGCTGAAGTCAGTTACAAATTCTTACATGACCGAGTGCAGCAAGCGGCTTATTCTCTGATTCCCGAATCTTCAAAACGAGAAACCCATCTAAAAATCGGTAAATTGCTACTTCAAGGTATTCCGGAATCGAGAATTGAAGAAAATATCTTTGAAGTTGTTAACCAACTAAACATTGGTGTTGAGTTGATTTTTGAACCCGCAGAAAAAGTCAAGCTAGCTCAACTTAATTTAATCGCCGCTCTCAAAGCAAAGGCAGCAACGGCATACGAACCTTCCCTTAAGTATTTAAAGGTAGGGATTGGACTGCTTTCCGCCGATAGCTGGACTCATCAGTATGATTTAACGCTGGCTCTTTATGTTGAAGCGGTGGAAGTCGAATACTTAAACACAAACTATCAACAATCTAAAGCTTTAATTGATATTGCCATAAAACAGGCAAAGACAGTCTTTGATCAAGTCAAAATTTATGAAAAGAAAATTCAGTTTTATACCAGCCAAGGCGATTTTATGGCAGCCATCGATACAGGATTGGAAATTCTAGCGCTGTTAGGAAATCCGCTATCCAAAGACTCAGAAGGTATTCGTCAAATATCAGAACAGTTACGCTCACAATTAAGGTTTGAGACGAGCCAAATTGCTGATTTGGCAACTTTGCCTAAGATGAATGATGTTGTCAAGCTGGCAGCAACACGTATCTTAGTGACTCTCATCCCGCCAGTTTACTTTGAAAAACCAGAATTGTTGTTTCCGGTAATATTATCACTGGTCAGTTTATCGGTTAAGTATGGTAATGCCGCCTCCTCAGCTTATGGGTATTGTCTCTACGGTTTGCTCCTATGTGGTGCATTGGATGATATTGAGTCGGGGTATGAATTTGGGCGATTGTCTTTGAACGTGTTAGAGCAATTTCCCTCCGATCCGATTAGGTGCCAAGTCCACAAAGTCTTTGCTAGTCATATTCAACCCTGGAAAGAACCCCTTCGGGAAGCGATGAAAAATTTCCTAACGGCATTTCAAACGGGGTTAGAAACGGGTAATGCTGAATATATGGGTTATGGCAGTGCCGAATATACGATGTACCTACTTTTTAGTGGGGAAAATCTGGATGTTGTAGCTCAAAAGAGTGCGTCTTATGAGGAGTTACTGGAGACGCTGAAACAGGAATTCGGTATTTTTTACCTGAAAGTGGGTCGGCAAGCTGCCTTGAATTTAGCTAATAGAGCTAATAATTCATGCATTTTAACAGGGGAAAGTTTTAGTGAAGAGACGATGTTCCCACTGCTGATAAAAGCAAACTACAGGATGATTATTTTTTGCTTTTACCTGCTCAAACTAATGCTCTGCTATTTGTTTAAAGATTATGCGATCGCGCAGCTTCAAGCCGAGCTAGGGACACCCTATCTGGATGCCGTCATTGGTACACTCTATGTGGCTGAGCATAATTTTTATCATTCTCTGGCTCTTCTAGCTAACTATTCCATTGTCAGTGCGAACGAGCAACAACAATCTCTCCGCCTAGTGGATACCCATCAAGAAATTATGCAGAACTGGGCGTTACATGCTCCCTGCAATTTCCAGCATAAATACTACTTGGTAGAAGCTGAAAAAGCGAGAGTTCTAGAGCAAAAAATCGAAGCGATGGAATATTATGATCGCGCCATTCAAGGTGCCAGAGAACAGGGATACATTCAGGAAGAAGCGCTAGCGAATGAACTGGCAGCCGAATTTTATCTCGCTTGGGGTCGAGAGAAGGTTGCCCAAACTTATCTGACTGAAGCCTACTATGCTTATTTTCGCTGGGGAGCGATCGCTAAAGTTCAAGGCTTAGAATCCAAATATCCTTTTCTAGTATCGCAAACTCATAACACAGACATCCCCAAACATCAGGTCACTCACACCACGACAAGCAGTACCAGTAACGGCAGCTTTAGCAATTTCTTAGACTTAGCGAGTTTTATCAAATTTTCTCAAGTCATTACCAGTGAAATTGTCCTGGAAAAGTTGTTGAATAAATTAATCAAGATTTTGTTGGAAAACGCCGCTGCTCAAAAAGTTGTACTGCTGCTGCTCAAAAATGACCAACTCTACATCGAAGCCACGGGTAAGACAACCGATGAAGTAGTGATGGTTTTACAATCGATTCCGGTTGAGACAAGCCAGGATTTACCTCTCTCGGTTGCCAACTATGTCTTGAGGAGCAAAAAAAATCTTGTCTTAAACGACGCAACGATTGCCGAACCGTTTAATGCAGATTCCTATATTCAAAACTCTCAACCCAAATCAATCCTTTGTTTACCGATTGTTTATCAATCCAAGCTGCAAGGCATTATTTACCTAGAAAATAATTTGGCAGTGGCGGCTTTTACTCAAGAGAGGGTAAAAGTATTAGAAGTCTTAGTTTCACAAGTCGCGATCGCAATTGTTAATGCTCAACTCTACGCTCAAGTCCGCGAAAGTGAGAGCCGCATGAGGCAATTCCTCGATGCGATGCCAGCGGGCGTGTTTGTCACCGATAGGCAAGGTCAGCCCTACTATACCAATCAAATTGCACAACAGATTCTCGGTCAAGGCGTCGTCGATGCACTCACAGTCGAGCAATTACCAGAAGTTTATCAAGCCTATCTCGCTGGAACTAATCAATTTTACCCCAGCGATCGCGCAGCGATCTCTCAAGCCTTGCAAGGGCGAACGGTGAAAGTTGATGATATGGAAATACGCCACCCTGATAAGACTATTCCCATAGAAGTGTTGGGAACGCCCATCTATGACGAAGAGGGCAATATTGCTTACGCGATCGCTGCTTTTACAGATATCACAGAACGTAAACAGGCAGAAGCAGAACGAGAAAAGTTTCTCAATGAACTGTCCCATCTCAATCACGATTTAGAACAAGCCAACCAGCAACTTGAAGAGTATTCCCACACCCTAGAAGAGAAAGTCGAACAGAGAACTGCCGCCTTAAAAGCGGCGCAAAGGCAGATTATTGCCAAAGAAAAACTCTCCTCTCTGGGTGCTTTAACCGCTGGGGTGGCGCATGAAATCAGAAATCCGCTCAATTTCGTCAACAATTATGCCGAAGGTTCGGTGGAGTTAACAGAGGAACTGCTTGCAGAAATGGACAACCAAGCAGAACATCTCGAAGCAGACACCTTGGATTACATTAAACAGATGTTAATCGACATTCGAGATAATGCTGCCGCCATTCATCAGCATGGTCAACGTGCCGAGGGTATTATTCACAGTATGATGCAGCACGCACGCACGGATAGCGGTCAACACCAACCCACTGACCTCAATGCTTTGCTTGACCAAGCGGTGCAGTTAGCGTATCACAGCAAACGTGCGAACGATAGTCAATTTAATGTAGTGATTTGTAAAGACTATGACGACTCTATCGGTCAATGGGAAGTGGTATCCGGCGACC
- a CDS encoding cellulase family glycosylhydrolase, protein MSRFSLYPISRVAHVALASLLTAFRRLGGQRQRPVASRQTTRYRATAVNPPHRQRPKNGSPYPPRSRGNGMRTYPGLMGLGLAVVLMSLIGLGWSSPSRVDAASAMTIKLPLSTSSSKIVDASGRPVLLRGVNWFGIETELHAPDGLSSRDYKEMLAQIKSLGYNLIRLPYSVQSLRSQDVQGINYELGSNQELQGKSPLEVMDAVIQESNRLGLLVLLDSHRLNDQRIPELWYGDGFTEADWIDTWKMLATRYKNYPNIIGADLKNEPHGRASWGTNNQETDWRLAAERAGNAILAINPNWLIVVEGVEKNVPGQKLAAHWMGANLEGVEKFPVRLSKSNKLVYSPHEYGAGVYNQPWFNEPSFPNNLESRWETGWNYIATKGTAPILIGEFGGRQVDTSSKEGIWQRKLVDYIRQKDLSFTYWSWNPNSADTGGILQDDWQSVQTAKQELLQGLVVANGFGPSTTSNPIITQTPTPQPTSSPVVTNPSPSPQPSSSPVVTNPSPSPQPTQPVVTTGQGQLKVSSNLQADWQSGFCMGMMVTNTGSTPVQDWQLTFQMNQASINNSWNGNFQPQGSQYVVTPLDWGRVIEPGQSRDLGFCANKIGSDYQPQQFSVSQR, encoded by the coding sequence ATGTCTAGATTTTCTCTGTACCCAATCTCGCGTGTTGCCCATGTTGCATTAGCGAGTCTACTAACCGCATTCCGCCGCTTGGGAGGTCAACGCCAACGCCCTGTCGCGTCGCGGCAAACAACTCGCTATAGGGCGACAGCCGTCAACCCGCCCCACCGACAACGTCCTAAAAATGGCTCACCCTATCCCCCTAGATCCAGAGGGAACGGTATGAGAACCTATCCAGGACTCATGGGTCTTGGGTTAGCCGTTGTGTTAATGTCCCTGATTGGATTGGGCTGGTCTTCTCCAAGCCGTGTGGATGCGGCCTCTGCGATGACCATTAAGCTACCCCTCTCGACCAGTAGCTCTAAAATCGTCGATGCGTCAGGGCGACCTGTTTTACTCAGAGGTGTGAACTGGTTTGGCATTGAGACCGAGTTACATGCGCCTGACGGTTTGTCGAGCCGAGACTATAAGGAGATGTTGGCGCAGATTAAAAGCTTAGGCTATAACCTGATTCGCCTTCCTTACTCCGTGCAATCTCTGCGATCGCAAGATGTACAGGGTATTAACTACGAATTGGGCAGCAATCAGGAACTTCAGGGGAAATCGCCCCTAGAGGTAATGGATGCTGTAATTCAAGAGTCCAATCGGCTAGGACTATTAGTTCTGTTAGACTCTCACCGACTCAACGACCAACGCATTCCGGAGTTGTGGTACGGTGATGGGTTCACGGAAGCCGACTGGATCGACACCTGGAAGATGTTGGCAACCCGTTACAAAAACTACCCCAACATCATCGGGGCAGACCTGAAAAATGAACCTCATGGTCGCGCTAGCTGGGGTACCAACAATCAAGAAACAGACTGGCGATTGGCAGCCGAACGCGCTGGGAATGCAATTCTCGCCATCAACCCGAATTGGCTGATTGTTGTCGAAGGTGTCGAGAAGAACGTCCCCGGTCAAAAACTAGCCGCTCATTGGATGGGTGCCAATTTAGAGGGCGTCGAGAAATTCCCCGTGCGCTTGTCTAAATCCAATAAGCTGGTTTATTCTCCCCACGAGTATGGCGCTGGTGTCTATAATCAGCCTTGGTTTAACGAACCCAGTTTCCCCAACAATCTGGAAAGCCGTTGGGAAACGGGATGGAACTATATTGCAACCAAAGGCACTGCACCGATTTTGATTGGAGAGTTTGGGGGACGGCAAGTCGATACGAGTTCCAAAGAGGGCATTTGGCAACGCAAACTCGTTGATTACATCCGTCAAAAAGATTTGAGCTTCACTTACTGGAGTTGGAATCCAAACAGTGCGGATACCGGGGGAATCCTGCAAGATGACTGGCAATCTGTTCAGACTGCCAAACAAGAACTGCTCCAAGGACTGGTGGTGGCAAACGGTTTTGGCCCATCTACAACCAGTAATCCCATCATCACCCAAACTCCGACGCCTCAACCGACTTCTAGTCCGGTTGTGACCAATCCTTCTCCCAGTCCTCAACCGAGTTCTAGCCCGGTTGTGACCAATCCTTCTCCCAGTCCGCAACCGACTCAGCCTGTTGTAACAACAGGTCAAGGGCAGCTAAAGGTGTCCTCTAACCTGCAAGCGGATTGGCAAAGTGGATTTTGTATGGGCATGATGGTGACTAATACGGGCAGTACACCGGTTCAGGATTGGCAACTGACCTTCCAAATGAATCAGGCTTCCATTAATAATAGTTGGAATGGTAATTTCCAACCCCAAGGTTCGCAGTATGTCGTCACTCCCTTGGATTGGGGTCGGGTGATTGAACCTGGACAAAGCCGAGATTTAGGATTTTGTGCCAACAAGATTGGGTCTGATTACCAACCTCAGCAATTCTCTGTCTCGCAGCGATAA
- a CDS encoding DUF3891 family protein: protein MLYRTIGENRICITQPTHAWVSGQMAQVWGNEMFGSVTPYEAVCLGAEQHDIGWLPWESAPTLNPDTGYPHSFLEVAPEVHTKLWAGAKHLVMPMGRYAALLVSLHGTGLYERFTHWKKSPESTRVVEAFLQQEKEFQRHLINQLADDSAYESYVTPEAIAHNQRLVATLDALSLAICMGVTAPKQIEQVPSATGETTLTLIPINDDPTQLWVDPWCFQSDPVTVVFEGRTLTQKANDEQTMHKQLAIAPWVTLTATLRPK from the coding sequence ATGTTGTACCGCACCATCGGTGAAAATCGGATTTGTATTACTCAACCTACCCATGCCTGGGTTTCTGGACAAATGGCTCAAGTCTGGGGTAACGAGATGTTTGGCTCGGTTACTCCCTATGAAGCCGTTTGCTTGGGGGCTGAACAACATGACATTGGTTGGCTACCGTGGGAATCGGCTCCCACCCTTAATCCTGACACGGGCTACCCTCACAGTTTCCTGGAAGTCGCACCGGAAGTCCATACAAAACTATGGGCAGGGGCAAAACACCTGGTAATGCCGATGGGGCGGTATGCCGCACTGCTAGTTTCGCTGCATGGAACAGGATTGTATGAACGCTTTACCCACTGGAAAAAGTCACCGGAATCGACAAGAGTTGTCGAAGCCTTTTTGCAGCAGGAGAAAGAATTCCAACGGCATTTGATTAACCAATTAGCTGACGATTCGGCTTATGAATCGTATGTTACGCCAGAAGCGATCGCTCACAATCAACGACTCGTCGCGACCCTAGATGCCTTGTCCTTGGCAATTTGTATGGGCGTAACCGCACCAAAGCAGATTGAGCAAGTTCCATCGGCAACGGGAGAAACAACTTTAACCTTGATACCTATTAATGATGACCCAACTCAGTTGTGGGTAGATCCGTGGTGTTTCCAGTCTGATCCGGTGACAGTGGTGTTTGAGGGACGGACTTTAACCCAGAAAGCCAACGACGAGCAAACCATGCACAAGCAACTTGCGATCGCTCCTTGGGTAACACTCACAGCAACACTTCGCCCCAAATAG
- a CDS encoding Precorrin-3B methylase, which produces MAKQEHPLTGVALIKEVCRRIRVARSYWDAHNNAACRGERERALALYNTLTKEQKDQIPQQLRVWLRYRSEKYFGAHRTPPKSKRKSK; this is translated from the coding sequence ATGGCAAAGCAGGAACATCCCCTCACGGGAGTTGCACTCATTAAGGAAGTCTGTCGGCGGATTCGGGTTGCCCGTAGCTACTGGGATGCTCACAATAACGCTGCCTGTCGGGGGGAGCGAGAGCGTGCTTTAGCGCTTTACAATACGCTGACGAAAGAACAAAAAGACCAGATTCCGCAGCAGTTGCGGGTGTGGTTGCGCTATCGCAGTGAAAAGTACTTTGGGGCACACCGAACGCCGCCTAAGTCGAAACGAAAGTCGAAATAG
- a CDS encoding glycoside hydrolase family 5 protein — MIKQFPKINLIFILFLLIGLLIPCSLHAAPPRFYVQGRYLYTPNGEKVILRGVNRMAVWAEPTGNLTLPEIEKTGANVVRIMWSMGKSAEEFDEIVRRTVKLGMIPMIEIHDATGDWSKLPEVIDYWTNPATTSVIKRHEKYLLVNIANEAGADVSDEEFKKVYKSAVTRMRAVGIRVPLFIDASGWGRNAEQLLNTGPWLQQQDPDHNLMFSVHWWHSDNNTQRITTALEKSVALNLPFIVGEFAHKEVGCKGNIAYKHILKEGQRLGIGWMAWEWGGEPHNADCREMDMTPTGLFKDLEKWGKEVSLTDPNSIKNTSVRPQYILKMARSLNFR; from the coding sequence ATGATAAAGCAATTCCCGAAAATTAATTTGATTTTTATACTATTTTTATTAATCGGTCTGCTAATTCCATGTTCTTTACATGCAGCCCCTCCAAGATTTTATGTCCAGGGTCGTTATCTTTATACCCCAAATGGAGAAAAAGTTATCTTACGTGGGGTAAATAGGATGGCTGTATGGGCGGAGCCAACAGGCAACTTAACGCTACCTGAAATTGAAAAAACAGGGGCTAATGTTGTAAGAATCATGTGGTCGATGGGAAAATCCGCAGAAGAATTTGATGAAATCGTCAGGAGAACCGTTAAACTTGGCATGATTCCGATGATTGAAATTCATGATGCCACAGGAGATTGGAGTAAACTTCCGGAGGTAATCGATTACTGGACTAATCCAGCTACAACCAGTGTTATCAAGCGTCATGAAAAATATTTGTTAGTCAATATTGCCAATGAGGCGGGAGCAGATGTTTCGGATGAAGAGTTCAAAAAAGTCTATAAATCAGCAGTTACTCGGATGAGGGCAGTAGGTATACGTGTTCCTTTATTTATCGATGCATCAGGTTGGGGCAGGAATGCAGAACAGCTTCTTAATACAGGCCCTTGGTTGCAACAGCAAGACCCTGACCACAATTTAATGTTTTCAGTTCACTGGTGGCACAGCGATAATAACACACAAAGAATAACAACAGCTTTAGAAAAATCTGTGGCTTTAAACCTGCCTTTCATTGTTGGAGAATTTGCCCATAAAGAAGTGGGCTGTAAAGGAAATATTGCCTATAAACATATTCTGAAAGAGGGTCAGCGCTTAGGTATAGGATGGATGGCTTGGGAATGGGGAGGTGAGCCGCATAATGCAGATTGCCGTGAAATGGATATGACGCCTACTGGGCTGTTTAAGGATTTAGAAAAGTGGGGGAAAGAGGTATCTCTAACCGATCCAAACAGCATCAAAAATACTTCGGTTCGCCCTCAATATATTCTCAAGATGGCAAGGAGTTTGAATTTCCGATAG